A stretch of the Tachysurus fulvidraco isolate hzauxx_2018 chromosome 18, HZAU_PFXX_2.0, whole genome shotgun sequence genome encodes the following:
- the LOC113637343 gene encoding transmembrane protein 94-like has translation MAALQQLKTSEMPHRVETLLNTLQEFLLHPPSDWLKETEDLFVPSLPAVSLQWTYRDGRLINLPVSLLVEGDIISLRPGSEAPTELRGIQEEEHVILSQSDVFSHLSSPPSPLDQERSRPHRLLQPKLFRVTQTPAVEVVQ, from the exons ATGGCAGCTCTTCAGCAGCTGAAGACGTCGGAGATGCCACATCGAGTGGAAACGTTGCTAAACACTTTACAGG AATTTTTACTGCATCCtccttctgattggctgaaagaAACAGAGGACCTGTTTGTCCCCTCCCTGCCTGCCGTGTCTTTACAGTGGACGTACCGAGATGGCCGATTGATTAACTTACCCGTCAGTCTCCTAGTGGAAGGTGACATTATCTCTCTGCGCCCAGGCAGCGAGGCCCCCACTGAGCTCAGGGGTATCCAG GAAGAAGAACACGTCATCCTGTCTCAGAGTGATGTGTTCAGTCATCTCTCAAGTCCTCCATCCCCTCTGGATCAGGAAAGGTCACGACCTCACCGTTTACTTCAGCCTAAGCTTTTCAGGGTCACTCAGACTCCGGCCGTGGAAGTGGTGCAGTGA
- the grapb gene encoding GRB2 related adaptor protein b, producing MEAEALYSFRATECDELSFHKGDILKVTNMDEDPNWYTAEHSGRKGFVPKNYINVRPHPWFVGGISRLAAESRLRPLESGAFLIRESESTPGEFSVSVSYGDHVQHFKVLKDQLQRYFVWDEVFTSLNQLVEFYRNNSIAKERIVFLREPERLLARPRHAHALFDFTPPHVTQLRFLRGDIIDLLDCSNAHCWKGRCRGRVGMFPPEYVHPVYL from the exons ATGGAGGCTGAAGCACTGTACAGCTTCAGAGCTACAGAATGTGATGAGCTCAGTTTTCACAAGGGTGACATCctgaag GTGACGAATATGGACGAAGATCCAAACTGGTACACTGCCGAACATTCGGGAAGGAAAGGCTTCGTACCCAAAAATTATATCAATGTAAGGCCTCATCC atGGTTTGTTGGAGGAATTTCTCGCCTGGCCGCGGAGAGCCGTCTGAGACCGCTGGAGAGCGGAGCGTTCCTCATCCGGGAAAGTGAGAGTACACCGGGAGagttctctgtgtctgtcag TTATGGGGACCACGTGCAGCACTTTAAGGTCCTAAAGGATCAACTGCAGCGTTACTTCGTATGGGACGAAGTTTTCACCTCGCTCAACCAGCTGGTGGAGTTTTACCGCAACAACAGCATTGCAAAAGAGAGGATCGTTTTCTTACGTGAGCCTGAGAGACTGCTGGct AGGCCTCGTCACGCTCACGCTCTCTTCGACTTCACGCCTCCTCACGTGACCCAGCTGCGTTTCCTGCGCGGTGACATCATCGACCTATTGGACTGCTCAAACGCGCATTGCTGGAAGGGGCGGTGTCGGGGTCGCGTGGGCATGTTCCCTCCCGAATACGTGCATCCTGTGTACCTCTAA
- the LOC113637342 gene encoding transmembrane protein 94-like, producing MALLVLNTLRYILGAPGVGPWHVTLLQLPVNGILPLLPLTFPLLWFLVGIYGEVRVLLHMDPQPTALWEVWKLTCRKYVSVLFGRSSALCYTASLLHNLGSVTVLCCVDKQGILSWPSPNPEKILFFSTSLSSERTKQKAKDREKLRDDRIVPRPHCGLEMLSLSLNLTGFDDTRVQFDDMQWERHAPSLRPLGLAIQLLLGNATVATRVLRLSDHLTQAALLRTRPPCQPVRPPWGLCQLPKLLGFSPLAREPFQQRMSVAAYTLPTIPCPGEPGLIAPPPVSMRRLPFSHLIALLVHHAHTGEFQLFSYGSADAVLSTCSEFWNGEDLEILTDSDRKKVVDFYQRSCMAGHCVAVSFKPLLQPHDPEIDGMCVELPPSLSSEDAEDVFLSPLKQQVFLGLVSSQYQVRPDMVRLISGLDSACIRFVYFSNEEEVRSKVFAEKMGLETGWNCHISLQSECFPLDPENIHLTERDEEESHLIGECVREEAESRSMEHESACLIEDLNRAKLPKGIENVRPHLENIDNVPLLVPLFTDCTSQTECEMVCIMQEYGEVVCCLGSSQNINNNAIFLQSDISIALEPLVPVCCPSSNHVHPKTPNKASGLSLYQLSSAICGLACTVQLHRQDNNVVIRLIRQARHTTAGIRKCFLFLLQCQLSLVLIQILACMCQLPPPLATSDVLLLSCFYYPLLSVSLLGKPSDSSIMKVPTGKNLSFLPKKTLRFFVLCFSVKFGLTVCIYLTCFGLLLHAFCLDVNHEEEKLCYPTALLTNSTVWSPDWFGKHSDGLSLGQKVISLLTLLYAMCTSVSHVHRSAPLWKQNPLSNRSWCVVICTLPILSVSIATSSRLLWHDPAPHHTFYISDVPLVTWLLGILWLLPLIFINEGIKLHEIRMRVRYQKRQKLQFDTKLGMNSPF from the exons ATGGCGTTGTTGGTGCTGAACACACTGCGTTACATTCTGGGGGCTCCTGGAGTCGGACCGTGGCATGTTACACTACTGCAGCTACCa GTAAATGGCATCCTTCCCCTTTTACCCCTGACCTTCCCGTTGCTATGGTTTCTGGTGGGAATATATGGGGAAGTGCGAGTCCTCCTTCATATGGACCCTCAGCCAACAGCCTTATGG gAAGTGTGGAAGCTGACATGCAGGAAGTACGTCTCTGTGCTGTTTGGACGATCTTCAGCGCTTTGTTACACAGCGAGTCTCCTACACAACCTGGGCTCcgttact gtATTATGCTGTGTTGATAAACAAGGCATCCTGTCTTGGCCGAGTCCAAACCCAGAGAAGATTTTGTTCTTTAGCACGTCGCTGTCCTCCGAGAGAACGAAACAGAAAGctaaagacagagagaagctGAGAGATGACAGGATCGTG CCACGCCCCCACTGTGGTCTGGAGATGCTGAGTCTCTCTCTGAACCTGACGGGCTTTGATGACACTCGGGTGCAGTTTGATGACATGCAGTGGGAGCGCCACGCCCCTTCTCTACGCCCGCTTGGTTTGGCCATCCAGCTGCTGCTTGGCAATGCCACCGTGGCGACACGTGTACTCCGCCTCTCAGATCACCTCACCCAGGCTGCACTGCTGCGCACACGCCCACCCTGCCAGCCGGTCCGCCCACCCTGGGGCCTCTGCCAGCTCCCAAAGCTTCTGG ggttctCTCCTTTAGCCCGGGAGCCATTCCAACAGAGGATGAGCGTAGCTGCCTACACCCTACCCACAATCCCTTGCCCTGGAGAGCCAGGGCTGATCGCCCCGCCCCCTGTTTCCATGAGACGCCTCCCGTTCTCACATCTCATCGCCCTGCTGGTGCACCACGCACACACtg GTGAATTCCAGCTGTTTTCTTACGGCTCCGCTGATGCAGTCCTCAGCACATGCTCGGAATTCTGGAACGGAGAAGATCTTGAGATCCTGACAGACTCGGACAG AAAGAAGGTGGTGGATTTTTACCAGCGCTCCTGCATGGCAGGTCATTGTGTCGCCGTGTCCTTCAAACCGCTGCTTCAACCTCACGATCCTGAGATAGACGGGATGTGTGTAGAACTTCCACCGAGTCTGAGCAGCGAAGACGCAG aggatgTGTTCTTGTCTCCCCTCAAGCAGCAGGTATTCCTTGGCCTGGTTTCTTCTCAGTACCAGGTGAGACCTGACATGGTCAGACTAATCTCTGGACTCGACAGTGCGTGCATTCGCTTCGTTTATTTCTCAAATGAGGAGGAAGTTCGGAGcaag gtgtttgctGAAAAGATGGGATTAGAGACCGGTTGGAACTGTCACATCTCTCTGCAGTCAGAATGTTTTCCTCTCGATCCAGAAAATATTCATCTAACAGAAAGAGACGAAG AGGAATCTCATCTGATtggggagtgtgtgagagaggaggcGGAGTCAAGGTCAATGGAGCACGAGAGTGCATGTCTGATTGAAGATCTAaacagg gcCAAGCTGCCGAAAGGTATTGAGAACGTTCGGCCTCACCTGGAGAACATTGATAATGTCCCACTGCTGGTTCCTTTATTTACAGACTGCACATctcaga ccgAGTGTGAGATGGTGTGCATCATGCAGGAATATGGAGAAGTTGTGTGTTGTCTTGGCAGCAGCcagaacatcaacaacaacgCCATCTTCCTTCAGAGTGACATCAG CATCGCACTGGAGCCGCTGGTCCCCGTGTGCTGTCCCTCCAGTAACCACGTCCACCCAAAGACTCCGAACAAAGCGAGCGGCTTGAGTCTGTATCAGCTCTCCAGCGCCATCTGTGGGTTAGCGTGTACTGTGCAGCTGCACCGTCAGGACAATAACGTGGTCATCAGACTCAtcagacag GCTCGCCACACCACGGCTGGGATCAGGAAGTGCTTCCTGTTTCTGCTTCAGTGTCAGCTCTCGCTCGTTCTCATACAG attTTGGCATGTATGTGTCAACTGCCTCCTCCTCTGGCTACCAGTGATGTTCTTCTTCTCTCATGTTTTTATTACCCCTTGCTCAg TGTGTCACTGCTGGGGAAACCGTCTGACAGCTCCATCATGAAGGTTCCTACAGGGAAAAATCTCAGCTTCCTCCcaaaaaag ACGCTGCGATTCTTCGTGCTGTGTTTCTCGGTGAAGTTCGGCCTGACCGTCTGCATCTATTTAACGTGTTTTGGTCTTTTACTGCACGCTTTCTGCCTGGATGTAAACCACGAGGAGGAGAAACTCTGTTACCCGACAGCTCTGCTCAC gaATTCCACGGTGTGGTCCCCGGACTGGTTTGGGAAACACTCGGATGGTCTTTCTCTGGGACAGAAAGTCATTTCCTTGCTCACGCTTCTCTACGCAA TGTGTACATCAGTCAGTCATGTTCATCGGTCAGCACCCTTGTGGAAACAAAACCCTCTGAGTAACAGAAGCTGGTGTGTCGTCATCTGTACACT TCCCATCCTGAGTGTCTCCATAGCAACCAGTTCCCGCCTCCTCTGGCATGACCCCGCCCCTCACCACACTTTCTACATCAGTGATGTACCGCTGGTCACCTGGTTGCTAGGAATCCTGTGGCTCCTCCCCCTCATATTTATTAACGAGGGAATAAAGCTGCATGAGATACG gatGAGGGTGAGGTACCAGAAGAGGCAGAAGCTGCAATTTGACACCAAACTTGGAATGAATTCTCCTTTCTga